A single region of the Acetivibrio cellulolyticus CD2 genome encodes:
- a CDS encoding clostripain-related cysteine peptidase, giving the protein MKRRLDINKIIFFVFTIIMAIYCFCGISYAEDISVKVSINGDASYTNDRSVSVAYSISGGTGPYTISMSQGENVVQINDSGASGKYLFTLTDSNGYKTIVVDVADSKSTLGSGSDSITLDNEAPVTTASISGYNGKHDDWYGSQVFVSLNAKDSGCGVDSTYYKFDSETNWNYYYGGFTTQLSEGKHKLYYYSKDSLFNEEYEKSTSINIDKTPPQITAITPKGAVLSEPTCTVEVTVGDVASGLYSVNIGEAAGWLSNGRYVRTVQLVPGNNTIKVKAVDNVGNTSTDSTTVVYDPKPEIQINRPVDNATVYTEKVNLGCSLSDLGGNLASYTVINGSYTKTVPITSGYAYTVSEDIPLTRGKNEIKIIATDSNSSTSEKKITVIWKKRWTVIAYMAGDNTLSGNLMSDIEEMRGAGDSANYDVIAAYDGSGKADSACYKVTSQSLSSSKIPLRNVFANPVSDNELNTGDMETLSDFIKYSITNYPSDQYFLLLSSHGYGWQSICQDDTQGTGFHLQKLKVALSGYKFDVTLMDACLMSMIEVSYQLNGITDYLVASENNIAGGGNDFTTLLRNLGNNYSSGSNSDDRNFASNIVDIYRNQYQSETQKQRSLIAMDISKLSNVTTPIDNLASCLLNKDFYSKHYKEINKAKEEALRIPSLWDLSTTPPSLPQASEFGDVFSFAYKLKNSISDPDLVSRAQSVMDSIDARNSTLIINEWHNIPTTVPAPVTENLPHGLSIYLPMYPENYDLRYNDLDMSKQHLLWPAFIKKDITPPEFVSQFNPGTNTNLSNLCKLEYRVRDTYSTANCTIRASIVDSSNKERSVIKNWESVTQNPDISSPLHEITFYATELIGGSRYLLPNGSYKLVVQIKDAGDNEYKESYDFEVKIPKKDLLCTVETPKNSLNQSISVPDADIAFIFVNPSSPLNNLIVAKGKSNSNMQIPKVTTFSLSVSKKGYESISRDITVQDTSTGILSTSFRPILPGEAGFVEDFKNVDSDSDGIPDFWEYKYWKSWKNTPASCDLSKNDSADDLDKLYSNPQRRTKLGDGLTNKEEYDLQTYFADLDPGQIDLLMEVDYIETRPLAVNGTTRNYVPKAEAINTMKDSIEKEGIKVHFSSEGKKIVVSNYTDKPEASVDELKSLLSQNLGTYTYSNSDKDTDIIHAIFAPGWTKITGLSNTDSKSMAGLYLGEEKGLFVFDLQTKCIVNNRVEVITAEADKKMALDKHEGYILAHEIGHALSLNDRDTGVNDEIMYRQLSDKTLSISGIRKFTDKDIEDMKFAPLFGLSGYFADMVKYKPIVFYKELLPYRGVGPYTIDVYIQDLDSHQAGNNGRKLYYTTDDVEGTGSITWHSVNMTYTDDPDVYGDEFDYSASIPDMPEGTVIHYYIEATDEDGNRTTSPESDLTSGPPAELYSFTVDKTGPEFTILSAKPNPFSPGNDGVKDSIVIETAVFDKTDLVDNLLFEIVDSNGVTITKWGPEDDFPAKGTKRIVWNGDGATDGKYTFRVTGSDQAYNNGSKTFEIIVDKTAPTITKTSISANTINIDTESIEIKGEVSESLSSSVLLNIFIEGGNVVKQVSVNNPTPGSAATFTLKLLKEEFKDDGDFTVKIMAEDEAGNKSQIVNAGTLKVDRNSPQMKSLYVDKKRFVPETPLSQSTTVYYELTEPAYVDITIKDVAGNVVLRNNSTGILKDKGSFAWDGKNDKGQYVSDGSYMFHFVVNDAAGNKVEDGIGVIKNQITANIGFPENNAVIGGIVSIKGTALDPIINDKIDFNSYSLWYTTGKVDVPTNPLNLSTNWKPISVPAAYRSPANLNDALCNISVRSILSSQLGLWDTTGLSGDYTILLVASDTTTNWSAAISHVTIDQTISKTDSPVLVNFGTTPSGSFDITKAEDFLMLEYDLTIKNADISIDIFKAKDVSTGTYDKNVFHKDYKNQTVGNGKTILWLDESGWKNIEGGDYFIEITATDIDGMGVSKVNANLKVSKGFVEPIKIKSFVISDPVASPVITPGKKVTMSYTMSRAAKSGSIKIYDNKGIELDSLILSANAGANIVTWTPSTAGLYICKIQVTAEDGSEDTASISIPVSTSFATGTAKITTPDGSVPVSGISSFVSSITATGKQYPPKDFTTNVKVDGTYIVYEPTEFDWTVNASATESWNRPVNLNITYLTKNITDGNAQFTEQIVDGWEVIINQGTATAPHIIDVYKRTKLTCTYTFGEEFTGIPQVISYSSNGHSDSRTGVSNWVMMDSVDKQKVVFHTYYTVRTRYNASGVQRVVLDTEQTPSEQVSFSFNVSGTVPDSHVVTGSMSGKATYIPNEPIKGDISYDIALPTPNGGTISNVSVSITDNNGNISPSVNKTVNGNRVSGDILANAKDFNWLIKATGEEIWDKETVVSQDLCTKQISEIQYFNETVKSGDVFLTTKIIKVTGTYTFPADSFETAPTIVSCSTNGYNSGITTAGWYVIDNISRDSITISTYRKVFTVNAYSTPHETKTPEDDVYFNFVVKGTRTIHENITDTIGAFDSTQGNNPNNINFTLTLTPRHNGVISNQQLVFAEGTADYDDNKYIRTNIVSSSRNGNTFTGVLKAEDYYIPETKPWSDTFALDSSDNSHWKTVNPVCYYNHPIESVDLSNMYTPPFGFTASGYTVESISNSDVIISITGNTLKATADKNVVDTSWNSSKDTTLQFSGKLLSSPLQLNNSQNANIFSLTGPVIDGSPFLQPVTISDSYLGSQKSGSDMNSLDKYNYAFWWENQTARDNPFVSIYPDGDWNIELLYPDGTVNDSLTVNKIKNETSIGANADDSDDRYTVSINTAANAPAPRSFVTLKGSITDTNLAGYTLVYRKKTTTGNEPWRLIPVSKELQTVKTDGVLGYWDVTGLNGEYEVQLVSLGASFSADTKVITIGKKVSASATQNTYVAAPYNKAYLTFEPGSVSEDIVVTIDSIKLADTQVQYNPDMPMPIGPLYSMKKTPENVEFNDNHHPKLTINFTENELIGIDPGMLSVYHVKDNGEIEAVTVTNIDTNATDLMGNKIVKIECDVPGFSSYMIVPKIGIPEFDTPIDSIVSSSVVTLNGKAEAGTTVTIYNGQAKAGETKADQSGRFSIQISLAEGINNITATETRWLNGNAFTGASTQAVYIELDTYAPEVKSLMVSPSVITPDNDGIDDYTNISFALSEEVHVFVSIIDVNGNTVKVLENGIKKPAGAYSVNWDGKDSNTRIVNNGTYDIFIKIVDMLGNVGVEKTQIIVGDLIPPVLTIPQDMTVEANAILSTVDIGTATATDKSSVTITNDAPVGFPLGTTIVTWIATDANGNKATATQKITVVDTTSPVLLIPADIIADANGITSIISLGDANATDIFPVTITNDAPGTFPDGITFVTWTATDANGNVTTAVQKVTVIERLRVEMWNVHRDALSSNVSPRFIITNKGTTPVDLSGLKIRYCYTIDQEKTQNFWCDYATVGEYNINHNFVKIGTPSNSADYYLEVGFKTGSGTLEPGAFTEVVVRFATPDWSIYNQLNDYSFNGVSTSYGEWDKVNVYQNNSLIWGVEP; this is encoded by the coding sequence ATGAAGAGAAGATTAGATATTAATAAAATTATTTTTTTTGTATTTACTATAATAATGGCAATATATTGTTTTTGTGGAATTAGTTATGCAGAAGATATTTCTGTCAAGGTTTCTATAAATGGAGATGCATCATACACAAATGATAGAAGTGTATCTGTGGCATATAGTATTTCAGGAGGTACCGGGCCATATACAATTTCAATGTCTCAAGGTGAAAATGTGGTCCAAATAAATGATAGTGGTGCTAGCGGTAAATATTTATTCACATTGACAGATTCAAATGGTTATAAAACAATTGTGGTGGATGTTGCCGACTCGAAAAGTACCCTGGGTTCCGGTTCCGACTCAATTACTCTTGATAATGAAGCACCTGTCACAACTGCATCGATTTCCGGATATAATGGAAAACATGATGACTGGTATGGCTCACAAGTGTTTGTAAGTCTGAATGCAAAAGATAGTGGTTGCGGTGTAGATAGTACGTATTACAAATTTGATAGTGAAACCAACTGGAATTATTATTATGGAGGATTTACAACTCAACTAAGTGAAGGGAAGCATAAACTCTACTACTATTCTAAGGACAGTTTGTTTAATGAAGAGTACGAAAAGAGTACATCAATTAATATCGACAAGACTCCTCCTCAAATAACAGCGATAACTCCAAAAGGTGCTGTTCTTTCTGAACCGACATGTACTGTAGAAGTTACGGTAGGTGATGTTGCCTCAGGTTTATATTCTGTCAATATTGGAGAAGCAGCAGGATGGCTTTCAAACGGAAGGTATGTAAGAACTGTACAGCTTGTACCTGGTAATAATACTATAAAGGTAAAGGCAGTTGACAATGTGGGTAATACTTCTACTGATTCTACTACCGTAGTTTATGATCCAAAACCTGAAATTCAAATTAATCGCCCGGTTGATAATGCTACAGTGTACACTGAAAAAGTTAATTTAGGATGTTCTCTGAGTGATCTGGGCGGAAATCTGGCATCTTATACAGTTATTAACGGTTCCTACACTAAAACGGTACCTATTACATCAGGATACGCTTATACTGTTAGTGAAGATATTCCACTGACAAGAGGAAAAAATGAAATCAAAATCATTGCAACTGACAGCAATTCAAGTACAAGCGAGAAAAAGATAACCGTTATCTGGAAAAAAAGATGGACTGTAATTGCTTATATGGCAGGAGATAATACTTTATCGGGCAATTTGATGTCTGACATTGAAGAAATGAGGGGAGCTGGTGACAGTGCCAATTATGATGTTATAGCGGCATATGATGGAAGTGGCAAAGCTGATTCTGCGTGCTATAAAGTAACCTCACAGAGCCTGAGTTCCTCTAAAATACCATTGAGGAATGTATTTGCAAATCCCGTTAGTGATAACGAGTTGAATACTGGAGATATGGAAACACTTAGTGATTTTATAAAATACTCAATTACAAATTATCCTTCTGATCAATACTTCCTTTTATTAAGTTCACACGGATACGGCTGGCAATCAATCTGTCAGGACGATACCCAAGGTACGGGCTTTCATCTGCAAAAACTGAAAGTTGCACTTTCAGGTTATAAGTTTGATGTTACACTTATGGATGCTTGTCTGATGTCTATGATTGAAGTTTCTTATCAGTTAAACGGTATTACAGACTATCTGGTTGCCTCCGAAAATAACATAGCGGGTGGAGGTAATGATTTTACTACACTTCTGAGGAACCTTGGCAATAATTATTCTTCAGGAAGTAATTCAGATGATAGGAACTTTGCATCAAATATTGTTGATATTTATAGAAATCAATATCAATCTGAGACACAGAAACAGAGAAGCCTTATTGCTATGGATATAAGTAAATTATCGAATGTGACTACTCCTATTGATAATTTAGCAAGCTGTCTTTTAAATAAAGATTTCTATTCAAAACACTATAAAGAAATTAATAAAGCAAAGGAAGAGGCATTGAGGATTCCTTCACTATGGGATTTATCAACTACACCCCCATCTTTACCCCAGGCATCCGAATTTGGAGATGTATTCAGTTTTGCTTATAAGTTAAAAAACAGCATTAGTGATCCTGATTTGGTCAGCAGGGCACAAAGTGTAATGGACAGCATAGATGCCAGAAATAGTACATTGATAATAAATGAGTGGCATAATATACCGACTACTGTTCCTGCACCGGTTACAGAAAACTTGCCGCACGGGTTATCGATTTATCTTCCTATGTATCCTGAAAATTATGACCTCAGATATAATGATCTTGATATGTCAAAGCAGCATTTATTATGGCCGGCATTTATTAAAAAAGACATAACTCCACCTGAGTTTGTTTCCCAATTCAATCCAGGCACAAATACAAATTTATCAAATTTGTGCAAACTTGAGTACAGGGTTAGAGATACATATTCAACGGCTAATTGTACCATTCGTGCTTCCATAGTGGATTCTTCCAACAAAGAGAGAAGTGTGATCAAAAACTGGGAGAGTGTAACTCAAAATCCCGATATCTCATCTCCTTTGCATGAAATAACCTTTTATGCTACCGAATTAATTGGGGGCAGCAGATATTTGCTTCCAAACGGCAGCTATAAGCTTGTTGTACAAATAAAGGATGCTGGTGATAACGAATATAAAGAGTCTTATGATTTCGAAGTCAAGATACCTAAAAAGGATCTTCTATGTACCGTTGAAACTCCGAAAAATAGTTTGAATCAATCCATTTCGGTTCCTGATGCGGATATAGCTTTTATATTTGTCAACCCTTCATCACCTTTGAACAATTTAATTGTAGCTAAAGGAAAAAGCAATAGTAATATGCAGATACCTAAAGTAACTACATTTTCATTAAGCGTGAGTAAAAAGGGTTACGAAAGCATATCAAGAGATATAACTGTACAGGATACATCGACAGGTATTCTGAGTACTAGCTTTAGACCGATACTTCCTGGTGAAGCAGGATTTGTAGAGGATTTTAAAAATGTTGACAGCGATAGCGATGGTATACCTGATTTTTGGGAATATAAGTATTGGAAGTCGTGGAAGAATACTCCTGCAAGTTGCGACTTAAGCAAAAACGACAGTGCTGATGATTTGGATAAGCTGTATTCAAATCCTCAAAGGAGGACCAAACTTGGTGATGGATTAACCAATAAGGAAGAATATGATCTTCAGACTTACTTTGCAGATCTGGATCCAGGTCAGATTGATCTTTTAATGGAAGTTGATTATATAGAGACCAGACCACTTGCTGTAAATGGCACTACGCGCAATTATGTACCCAAAGCTGAGGCCATCAATACAATGAAAGATTCTATTGAAAAAGAGGGTATTAAAGTTCATTTCAGTTCTGAGGGTAAGAAAATTGTTGTTTCAAATTATACAGACAAACCAGAGGCTTCTGTGGATGAACTGAAAAGCCTGCTTTCTCAGAATCTTGGAACATATACCTATAGCAATTCGGACAAGGATACAGATATTATTCATGCCATATTTGCACCCGGATGGACTAAAATTACGGGATTATCCAATACTGATTCAAAAAGTATGGCGGGATTATATTTGGGAGAAGAAAAAGGATTGTTCGTCTTTGATCTACAAACCAAATGTATTGTCAACAACAGAGTAGAAGTAATCACTGCGGAAGCTGATAAAAAGATGGCTTTAGATAAGCATGAAGGTTACATACTTGCTCACGAAATTGGACATGCACTATCATTAAACGATAGGGATACGGGAGTAAATGATGAAATAATGTATCGGCAGTTGTCTGATAAAACACTATCTATTAGCGGAATCAGGAAATTTACTGATAAAGATATTGAAGATATGAAATTTGCACCATTATTCGGACTTTCAGGGTATTTTGCAGATATGGTTAAATACAAGCCGATAGTTTTCTATAAAGAATTATTGCCATATCGTGGAGTAGGTCCATATACCATAGATGTTTATATTCAGGACCTTGATTCTCATCAGGCTGGTAATAACGGTCGAAAATTGTACTATACTACAGATGATGTTGAAGGTACTGGCAGTATAACATGGCATTCTGTAAATATGACCTATACAGATGATCCGGATGTTTACGGTGATGAGTTTGACTATAGTGCTTCCATACCGGATATGCCTGAAGGAACAGTTATACACTATTATATTGAAGCTACAGATGAAGACGGTAACAGAACAACATCTCCGGAAAGTGACCTGACATCGGGGCCGCCTGCTGAGTTATACTCATTTACAGTTGATAAAACAGGTCCTGAGTTTACAATACTTTCTGCAAAGCCAAATCCATTTTCTCCAGGCAACGATGGTGTGAAAGACTCTATAGTTATTGAAACAGCAGTGTTTGATAAAACGGACCTTGTTGATAATCTTTTGTTTGAAATAGTTGATTCCAATGGAGTTACTATAACAAAATGGGGGCCTGAGGATGATTTTCCTGCAAAGGGAACTAAAAGAATAGTCTGGAATGGAGACGGGGCAACTGATGGTAAATACACTTTCAGAGTGACAGGTTCGGATCAGGCTTATAATAATGGGTCCAAGACCTTTGAAATAATCGTAGACAAAACAGCACCAACAATTACAAAAACATCAATATCTGCTAATACAATCAATATTGATACCGAGTCAATAGAAATTAAGGGAGAAGTATCAGAAAGCTTATCTTCTTCAGTTCTTTTGAACATATTTATTGAGGGTGGAAATGTTGTGAAGCAGGTCAGTGTTAATAACCCAACACCTGGTTCAGCAGCTACATTTACACTTAAACTACTGAAAGAAGAGTTTAAAGATGATGGAGACTTTACTGTCAAAATAATGGCTGAAGATGAGGCGGGCAATAAGAGCCAGATAGTGAACGCCGGAACACTCAAAGTAGACAGAAATTCTCCCCAGATGAAAAGTCTTTATGTGGACAAAAAAAGATTTGTTCCGGAAACTCCACTAAGCCAGAGCACTACTGTTTACTATGAATTGACAGAGCCTGCATATGTTGATATAACAATTAAAGATGTAGCAGGAAATGTAGTTTTAAGGAATAACAGCACCGGGATATTGAAGGATAAAGGTTCTTTTGCATGGGATGGAAAAAATGATAAAGGACAATATGTATCAGATGGTTCTTATATGTTCCATTTTGTTGTCAATGATGCTGCCGGAAATAAGGTTGAAGACGGGATCGGAGTTATAAAAAATCAGATAACGGCAAATATCGGTTTCCCCGAAAATAATGCTGTTATTGGTGGAATAGTAAGTATCAAGGGTACTGCACTTGATCCAATAATAAACGACAAAATTGATTTTAATAGCTACTCACTTTGGTATACAACCGGAAAAGTTGATGTACCGACAAACCCTCTTAATCTGTCAACTAACTGGAAACCAATATCTGTACCTGCTGCTTACAGGAGTCCTGCGAACCTTAACGATGCACTTTGCAATATTTCAGTAAGATCAATTCTGAGTTCACAGCTTGGGCTTTGGGATACAACTGGATTGAGTGGAGATTATACAATACTTTTAGTAGCATCAGATACAACAACAAACTGGTCGGCAGCAATAAGCCATGTAACAATAGATCAGACTATTTCCAAGACAGACAGTCCAGTATTGGTGAATTTTGGAACGACACCTTCGGGAAGCTTTGACATTACAAAAGCAGAAGATTTTTTAATGTTGGAATATGATCTAACTATTAAAAATGCTGACATATCAATTGATATTTTTAAAGCTAAGGATGTGTCAACCGGAACTTATGACAAGAACGTATTTCACAAGGATTACAAAAATCAGACTGTAGGAAACGGTAAAACTATTTTGTGGTTAGATGAATCAGGCTGGAAAAACATTGAGGGCGGTGACTATTTTATAGAGATAACCGCAACAGATATTGACGGTATGGGAGTATCAAAAGTCAATGCAAATCTGAAAGTCAGCAAGGGATTTGTTGAGCCGATAAAGATAAAATCCTTCGTAATATCCGATCCGGTAGCTTCACCGGTTATTACTCCGGGGAAAAAGGTTACAATGTCTTATACAATGTCACGTGCTGCTAAATCCGGAAGTATAAAGATATACGACAATAAAGGTATTGAACTGGATAGCTTGATTTTAAGTGCCAATGCGGGTGCAAATATTGTTACATGGACGCCTTCAACTGCAGGTTTGTATATATGCAAAATTCAGGTAACAGCTGAAGACGGTTCAGAAGATACAGCATCAATTTCGATTCCTGTATCAACATCTTTTGCGACTGGAACTGCAAAAATCACAACACCGGATGGGTCTGTTCCTGTATCGGGTATATCAAGCTTTGTAAGTAGCATTACTGCCACAGGAAAGCAATATCCTCCAAAAGACTTTACAACAAACGTGAAGGTTGATGGGACGTATATAGTGTATGAGCCTACCGAATTTGACTGGACAGTTAATGCTTCAGCAACGGAATCATGGAACAGACCGGTCAATCTTAATATTACATATTTGACAAAAAATATTACTGATGGAAATGCACAATTTACAGAGCAAATTGTTGATGGATGGGAAGTAATTATAAATCAGGGGACTGCTACTGCTCCGCACATTATTGATGTTTATAAAAGAACTAAGTTGACATGTACATATACTTTTGGTGAGGAATTTACGGGGATTCCACAGGTTATAAGTTACTCTTCAAATGGACACAGCGATTCGAGGACAGGAGTATCCAATTGGGTGATGATGGATTCGGTGGACAAACAGAAGGTTGTGTTCCATACATATTACACTGTTAGAACCCGTTATAATGCAAGTGGAGTTCAGAGAGTGGTACTTGATACAGAACAAACTCCATCGGAACAGGTATCATTTTCATTCAATGTAAGCGGAACAGTACCGGATTCACATGTTGTAACCGGCAGTATGAGCGGTAAAGCTACATATATACCAAATGAGCCTATCAAGGGTGATATTTCGTATGATATAGCACTACCTACACCTAATGGGGGAACAATAAGCAATGTCAGCGTAAGTATTACAGACAATAACGGAAATATAAGTCCTTCAGTTAATAAAACTGTAAATGGAAATCGTGTATCAGGAGACATTCTTGCTAATGCAAAGGATTTCAACTGGTTGATTAAAGCAACTGGTGAAGAAATATGGGATAAGGAGACAGTAGTTTCACAAGATCTTTGCACTAAACAGATTTCCGAAATTCAATATTTTAATGAAACTGTAAAGAGCGGTGATGTCTTTCTTACTACTAAAATAATTAAAGTAACAGGGACCTACACTTTTCCAGCAGATAGTTTTGAAACTGCACCGACAATTGTAAGTTGTTCGACTAATGGCTATAACTCAGGAATTACAACAGCCGGCTGGTACGTAATTGACAATATTTCTAGAGACTCAATTACAATATCTACATATCGTAAGGTGTTTACAGTAAATGCTTATAGTACTCCACATGAAACAAAAACTCCGGAAGATGATGTGTACTTTAATTTTGTTGTAAAAGGCACTAGAACAATTCATGAAAATATTACTGACACTATAGGTGCTTTTGATTCTACACAGGGTAATAACCCCAATAATATAAACTTTACTTTAACACTTACACCAAGACACAATGGAGTAATATCAAACCAACAGCTCGTTTTTGCTGAAGGTACGGCTGACTATGATGACAATAAATATATCAGAACAAATATAGTGTCATCTTCAAGAAATGGAAATACCTTTACAGGTGTTTTAAAGGCTGAAGATTATTACATACCTGAAACAAAGCCATGGTCTGATACATTTGCGTTAGACAGTTCCGACAATTCACACTGGAAAACTGTAAATCCTGTATGTTATTATAATCATCCTATAGAAAGCGTTGATCTTTCAAATATGTATACTCCACCGTTCGGGTTTACAGCATCAGGGTATACAGTTGAAAGTATATCGAATTCGGATGTGATAATAAGTATTACAGGGAATACACTCAAGGCAACAGCAGACAAAAATGTAGTCGATACAAGCTGGAACAGTTCGAAAGATACTACATTACAGTTTTCTGGAAAGTTATTGAGCAGTCCTTTGCAGCTTAACAACAGTCAAAATGCAAATATATTTTCCTTAACAGGACCTGTAATTGATGGATCACCATTTTTACAGCCGGTTACAATATCCGATTCCTATCTGGGATCACAGAAATCTGGTTCTGATATGAACTCATTAGATAAATATAATTATGCATTCTGGTGGGAAAACCAAACTGCCAGGGATAATCCTTTTGTTTCAATTTATCCTGATGGGGATTGGAATATTGAGCTGCTTTATCCTGATGGAACAGTTAATGATTCATTGACAGTTAATAAAATTAAAAATGAGACAAGTATAGGTGCTAATGCCGATGATTCGGATGACAGATATACAGTCAGCATAAACACGGCAGCAAATGCTCCTGCTCCTAGATCATTTGTTACTCTGAAAGGAAGCATAACAGATACTAACTTGGCAGGATATACTCTGGTATATAGAAAGAAAACAACTACAGGAAATGAACCGTGGAGATTAATTCCTGTTTCAAAGGAACTTCAGACAGTTAAAACAGATGGGGTACTTGGCTACTGGGATGTTACAGGGCTAAACGGAGAATATGAAGTTCAGTTGGTATCGTTGGGAGCTTCATTCAGTGCCGATACAAAAGTAATTACAATAGGCAAAAAGGTAAGTGCTTCAGCAACACAGAATACCTATGTTGCTGCCCCATACAACAAGGCATATCTTACTTTTGAACCTGGTTCTGTTAGTGAAGATATTGTTGTTACTATTGATTCGATAAAACTTGCAGATACACAAGTTCAATATAATCCTGATATGCCGATGCCTATAGGGCCACTTTACAGCATGAAGAAGACTCCTGAAAATGTTGAGTTCAATGATAACCACCATCCGAAACTTACTATTAACTTTACAGAAAATGAATTGATCGGAATTGATCCGGGTATGCTTTCGGTATATCATGTAAAAGATAATGGAGAAATAGAAGCTGTTACAGTTACAAATATTGATACCAATGCAACAGACCTTATGGGAAATAAAATTGTAAAAATTGAATGTGATGTTCCTGGATTCTCAAGCTATATGATAGTGCCTAAAATAGGAATTCCCGAGTTTGACACTCCTATAGACAGTATTGTATCAAGCTCTGTTGTAACACTAAACGGTAAAGCAGAGGCAGGTACAACTGTGACAATTTACAACGGTCAGGCAAAAGCGGGTGAAACAAAAGCAGATCAAAGCGGCAGATTTAGTATACAAATCTCACTTGCAGAAGGAATTAATAATATTACGGCTACAGAGACAAGATGGCTTAATGGCAATGCATTTACTGGTGCAAGTACTCAGGCTGTGTATATTGAATTGGACACATACGCACCGGAAGTTAAGAGCCTTATGGTTTCACCATCTGTAATAACACCTGATAATGACGGAATAGACGACTATACTAATATTTCTTTTGCGTTATCCGAAGAAGTTCATGTATTTGTAAGCATAATCGATGTAAATGGAAACACCGTAAAAGTATTGGAAAATGGTATTAAAAAACCCGCCGGAGCTTACAGTGTAAACTGGGATGGAAAAGACAGTAATACCAGAATTGTAAATAACGGAACATATGATATTTTTATTAAAATTGTCGATATGCTTGGAAATGTAGGAGTAGAAAAAACTCAAATAATTGTCGGGGACTTGATCCCACCTGTACTGACTATACCTCAGGATATGACAGTTGAAGCGAATGCAATACTTTCAACTGTTGATATCGGTACAGCCACAGCTACAGATAAAAGCAGCGTAACAATTACCAACGATGCACCTGTTGGATTCCCTCTAGGAACTACTATAGTTACATGGATAGCGACTGATGCAAACGGCAATAAAGCGACGGCAACACAGAAGATAACTGTGGTAGATACTACCAGTCCTGTATTGCTGATACCGGCAGACATTATTGCTGATGCAAATGGAATAACCAGCATAATTAGTCTTGGAGATGCAAATGCAACAGATATTTTCCCTGTAACAATAACAAACGATGCTCCGGGAACATTCCCTGATGGAATTACATTTGTGACATGGACAGCAACAGATGCAAATGGAAATGTTACAACAGCTGTTCAAAAAGTAACAGTCATCGAAAGGTTACGGGTTGAAATGTGGAATGTCCATAGAGATGCGCTTTCAAGCAATGTTTCCCCTAGGTTTATTATTACTAATAAGGGGACGACACCGGTTGATCTTTCTGGATTAAAGATAAGGTACTGCTATACAATAGATCAGGAAAAAACTCAGAATTTCTGGTGTGACTATGCAACTGTGGGGGAATACAACATTAATCACAATTTTGTGAAAATCGGCACACCTTCAAATTCTGCAGACTATTACCTTGAAGTAGGGTTTAAGACAGGTAGCGGAACTTTGGAGCCGGGAGCATTCACGGAAGTAGTAGTCAGATTTGCAACTCCTGATTGGTCAATATATAATCAATTAAATGATTACTCCTTTAACGGTGTATCAACAAGTTATGGTGAATGGGATAAGGTAAATGTTTATCAAAATAACAGCTTGATTTGGGGAGTAGAACCGTAA